The genomic stretch TTGCCTGGCGGGTTGTAGCTGCAGATGATGAACACACCGTCGCCGCTGTCGCAGACGACGCGGGCGCAACCGATGGCCGTCGAGTCGCGCCACACCACCTGCGTGTAGTGCCCGCACGACTCACCCTCCGGCGCCGAGCAGGTGTTGCTGTCGTGGTCGTAGTACTGCTTCTCCGACACCCACGAATTCACGGCGTCCGTCGCCGTCCACtcggtcccgccgccgccgcctccgtagAGGTTCTCCCCGTACGGCCGGCCATCAGGAGTATGGATCAGCTGGCAGTCGCCGCGGCGCTGATCCGCGTAGTCCTGCGCAAAGGCTGCCACCGTAGCGTCCCATGTCACCTCCCCAAGGCCCACGTCGGCGCGCGCCG from Triticum aestivum cultivar Chinese Spring unplaced genomic scaffold, IWGSC CS RefSeq v2.1 scaffold156692, whole genome shotgun sequence encodes the following:
- the LOC123176720 gene encoding pathogenesis-related protein 1 (The sequence of the model RefSeq protein was modified relative to this genomic sequence to represent the inferred CDS: added 31 bases not found in genome assembly), with amino-acid sequence MEYSPKLAVVVLLALASAMAVTGQNSEQDFVDAHNAARADVGLGEVTWDATVAAFAQDYADQRRGDCQLIHTPDGRPYGENLYGGGGGGTEWTATDAVNSWVSEKQYYDHDSNTCSAPEGESCGHYTQVVWRDSTAIGCARVVCDSGDGVFIICSYNPPGNYEGVSPY